The Streptomyces camelliae genome window below encodes:
- a CDS encoding DUF6004 family protein, with amino-acid sequence MLPFTRTGECAELGGRVMLRVSRPRPSGGSLGEVTARLTGVQLTMRDAYVGETAARAGGG; translated from the coding sequence GTGCTGCCGTTCACACGTACCGGCGAGTGCGCGGAGCTGGGCGGTCGCGTCATGCTGCGGGTCAGCCGGCCGCGTCCGTCGGGCGGCAGCCTGGGCGAGGTCACGGCACGGCTCACAGGTGTGCAGCTCACGATGCGCGACGCGTACGTCGGCGAGACGGCTGCGAGGGCGGGGGGCGGCTGA